The window GGATTTGACttgtaaatgtgtaaaaaggaaGTGTGGTGTAGCCCACTCAACATGCCTTTCGCAAACAAGCTGACAATAACACTGAGCTCTTTACTGTAACTGCAGAAAAGGACTGTGACATAGCAGACTTTGTTTAGTTTTCACTTGGTCCTGTATTCATGTTAGATCGGATTGTTTTTCAGCAATGCAGAAGCCTGGGGATGAGACCGGAGCTACAGTAGCCCAACGTATTAGGAATACCCAGGTGTGCAAGTAGTTTTATTTCCTGCCATAAACCAGGTGCAAAATGATTGTCTGACACTCCTTTGCAGTCTCAAACACGCCCGACAAAATTACTCCTGACAGAGGTCTCTTTATTGACATTTGAATTGATTCACTTcattctctggctctctttcaaCAGCACTCGTACTTGACTCGGTGGTTTGCTGAAGTCATGAAGGGTTACCATGAGGCACAAATTTCCTTCAGAGAAAAATGCAAGGCAAAAATTCAGAGACAGCTGGAGATTGGTAAGTTGCCAAATCTAAAAGGGAGCACTTGTCCCTCCTCACCCTCAGGTCAGGTTGTGTGaatggattttatttcatacacCAGTCCATACTGCATTGTATGGAGGGCGCTTCTGCCAATGCTTTACTAGCAGGAAAACCTACACTAGTGTAAGTCACTGTGAGGGTGTTTGCATAGTAGCAGCACTTTGGATAATAAGCTGGTGTCATTTTGGAGCAGCAATTTACAGTCTACAGTTTATGGTCAGCGCTGTATTGTAAATAAGTGTCAGGTTCATTGTTCTTTCTCATGACTCACTGCTTCACAGTATTATAACCAGCTTTTTATTATACATCatgtttacagttttctttttctccttttgtaGTCTGAagttattttatacatttaaacaGTAAAGCAAACTGTCCTTTCAATTCCTGTTAAAAACAGTGCTGCCTTACAGTTTACATGCACTCACAAACTACCTTATTAGATACACTTTATTATTATCTAATAAAGAGATTGGACTAACTTTcaccttaattcttcatggcatagattgaacaaggtgctggaaacattcctcagagattttgtttcatattgacatgatggCAGAACCCAGTATGACAGCAAGGTGTGTACTGGACAAGCTGGTCGACTGGTCCATTTCATGCCCTGCCTCTCCAAACTTGCATTGAGCTGCAGGGGGAGATATTTCATTTCACATTAACATGAAATTAATACAGCAAAGCGTTTAAGCACACTTTACTAACACATTTGGATGTAAATAGATATTAGCCACCTAGCTTAAATGAACTTCATACCTTCTGTGGTCGCTAGTGActtcttggctttaaatatattttctcctctcctctgcacGCATGTCCATTTCACGCTTCTGAGAGACAAAGCGTGAAATAGACATGGTGGATCGACCTGTCTGTAGCACTCTTTGCTGTGATATCGGGTTatatagcatcacacagttgatgCAGATTTGTCTGAACCGTTGCTACAAGGCAAGACAGATCCACCTTTTCGCCTAGTTTAccccaaattctgaccctacctaCAATCGTAATGTTGCAGCAGGAATGGAGGCTCATTAGATCAGACAATGTTTATCTTATTTTCTGTTGACCATTTTTGGTGAGTCCATGTGAATGTAGACTCAGTTTCCTGTGATAGGAGTGGTAcccactgttttgttttttgttgtttgtttgtttttttgctgctaGCCCATCACATTCAAGGTTCTATGTTTTCTACATGCAGAGATGTTCTTCTGCAtgccttggttgtaatgagAATGATAATTTGAGTTACTATTGCgttcctatcagcttgaagcagtctggccattcgcCTCTGTCCTCAggtatcaacaaggcatttttgcccAGAAAACTCATGGGGTATTTTTTTGGCCTATTCCCTAaaaaccctagagatggctgtgtgggaaaatctcaGTAGATCAACAGTTTCAGACTAGCCAGTGTGAAACCAACAAACATGTTACattcaaagtcatttaaatcaccttttttcacattctgatgCTCAAACTTCAACAGGTCACTTTGTCCATGTCTGCATGTCTAAATGCATGCACTGcgttgccatgtgattggctgaataAAGAGTTATGTTAAAAAGATGTTGAATAGGTGTACCTATAAAAGTGGCAAGTATGCTATGATAATTGCCAGTATGTTAATGCCattaaatttgatttttttttttcctcaaatctACAATTAATGTTGTACTAAGCAGCTGGCAGGGTGAAAGTCTGTTTAATAAGCACTCATACATGCGGTTCCCCATGATAACATCTAGAATAGTTACAGGGTGCAGTGTATCTGTGAAAACTGCTTTTAAGTGTAGTACTTAAGCAGTCTTGCTCCACAGTACGATACACTGTAATTTAAATGTACAGTAGTACGTTTAGTAAACAGACTAATGTATATCATTATAGCAGTAAGTAGAAGTTGAGGTGTAATTGCGCCATCCTGTGGTGACTATCTAACTGGCATCCTTGGTAGCACAAAATAAGTCTTGGtctttgttgttatttatttagttgttGTTCAATAAATTAAGTTCCACAAACATGATGAAACTTATTTAGTATCTTTTGTTACTTTCAGTGAATAAAAGCACTACAGATAAAGAGTTGGAGGAGATGTTGGAACGTGACAATCTTGCCATCTTCATATCTGACGTGAGTGGAatttaacatcttttttttGGGTCACTCAGATATGCAGTTTCTGTAAGTTTGAAGCCATTTATATGATAATTCAAACACAGCTTGAGCATTTTCTCTTTCGCAGATCACCTCTGACAGTCAGATTTCCAGCCAGGCTCTGACTGAGATTGAACTTCGCCATCAGGAAATCCTCTGCCTCGAGTCCAGCATTAAAGAGCTGCACGAGATATTTGTTGACACTGCCATGCTGCTGGAACTCCAGGTAAAACAAGCTACCTCGCCTGGGAATGTTTAATGAAGATTAATGTAACATATTCGTGAATGACATtgattatgtttttttcttctcccagGGCGAGTTAATCAACAACATAGAAAGAAATGTCACAACTGCTGCAGAGTATGTAGACAGATCAAAAGAAGAAACAAGCAGAGCAGTGGACTACAAGAAGAATCCTTATAAGATAACATTTCGGCCGAACTTCTTGAAGTCCCTCAAGAAAAATAGTGCCCCTGATCCTGTGTGAACAGTGACTACACCAAATGTCCTGGTGTGCATTGAAGTCAGTTTTATCTGATTTATGTTGCCTGTGTGCCCCTCAGGCTCCTTTCTAAAGGATTTTGATGACGCTGttgttttaatgaaaagaatTCATTAGATAATAGTAAAAGCATTCTGTGGACAAGGCAGCAGCTTCCTACCACCTTCAGTCAGTGTATTTAGATTCCCAGTCCTCAGGGTTTAGGTTTTAGAAATGGCAAAACAGCCCCTTTTATGTTTTCCTTCAGTCTCTTATTTAGCCAGTAGGTGTCATGACAACACTACAGTGTTCCTTCTCTCTTTGCTGCCCTTTAAAACTACAGTGCTGcatattgtgttgttttgtttttttaatgtttgttttttaatggtttaataTAACACTGTTTTAAACTGCGAAAAAATGTCTGTAAACTGACCACGCCGATCTCAAAATAAACCTGTGAGGAATTGTGCGGTACTTAATTCATGGGTCTTTTATTATGATAGCACAAATGAAAGAGGGGAAGGGACTGCTTTGATGATTGAAGGCAGAACACAGGCAAAATCATATTTATAATGTAAGTGAAGGTCAACTTTAAGTTGATTTGGTTCAGCTAAAAAGCTATATGTTGTTTTTAGTGCGCACAATGGCGATCCATATTATGGGCAATAGTAGCAGAAACATTCATTCAGAAACATTTGGATGACTGATTAGAAGGTTAGGATTTCAAGCTTCCCTGTACCGCAATGTTAAGCACTCAGGGCTGAGTCCTCTTTAGCAGCACTCCATACTCTGACCTCAGCTTGCTAACAAGATGAGAATGTGCGACAATCAAAAAGAATGTTACTGTGGTGTAactttgtgaaaaaaacaaaggctTGTATTAGAATGCTGTCGCAGGCCTGAAGAATTTCTCCTCACATAAAATCACTTCAAGGGGACAACTAAACAGTCTGGATGTACTTGCAGGAAGATGACAAAGTGTCTTATGCTATTAAGCCATGAAAACTTGTACAGGGATGAACCATTCTTCCAAAGGATGTCTCGGTTGGGGTTTAGCCAAAATGACAGTTCAACATCTTCCTGTGGTGCTGCACTGTGTGGAGATTTAGTGATGGGGGAAGCCAGAAGATGATgtatgatgatgtcactgtcatACTCACCGAACAGTTCAGCAAGCTTGTGTAAACTGAGGCATTGTCATCC is drawn from Pelmatolapia mariae isolate MD_Pm_ZW linkage group LG7, Pm_UMD_F_2, whole genome shotgun sequence and contains these coding sequences:
- the LOC134631727 gene encoding syntaxin-2-like, whose translation is MTATKDMEDFFKTVGEVRGLIEKISCQAEDVERRQAAILAFPSQDKRNKDELELLNSETKKNAKLIKAKLKSMQKPGDETGATVAQRIRNTQHSYLTRWFAEVMKGYHEAQISFREKCKAKIQRQLEIVNKSTTDKELEEMLERDNLAIFISDITSDSQISSQALTEIELRHQEILCLESSIKELHEIFVDTAMLLELQGELINNIERNVTTAAEYVDRSKEETSRAVDYKKNPYKITFRPNFLKSLKKNSAPDPV